In the Nocardioides marmotae genome, CCGGCTCCTCCTTCGTCAACCCCGGCACCCCGCTGCGCGCCGCGCTGACCCGCGCCGCGGCGGCCCGCGCGGTGCAGATCACCCGGCAAGGAGGCGAGCCGACGCCGATCGCGACGATCGTGGACGAGAAGGCGATCGTCAACGCCTGCGTCGCGCTGCTGGCCAGCGGCGGGTCGACCAACCACACCCTCCACCTGGTCGCGATCGCCCGCGCCGCGGGCATCACGCTGACCTGGGATGACCTCGCGGACCTCTCCGCAGTGGTGCCGCTGCTGGCGCGGGTCTACCCCAACGGCGCGGCCGACGTGAACCACTTCCACGCCGCGGGGGGCATCGCGTTCCTCGTCCACACCCTGCTGCGCGCCGGGCTGCTCCACGAGGACGTGTGGACGGTCGCGGGCCGCGGCCTGCGCCACTACACGACCGAGCCGGTGCTGCGCGGCTCCGCGGAGACCGGCGACCTCACCTGGGAGGAGGGTCCCAAGTCGAGCCTGGACCGCGACGTCCTGCGCCCCGTGGACGACCCGTTCTCCGCGACCGGCGGGCTCGAGGTCCTGCACGGCCCGCTGGGCACCGCGGTCCTCAAGACCTCCGCGGTCCGGCCCGAGCACCGCGTGGTGACCGCCCCGGCGATGGTCTTCGACGACCAGGCCGACCTCCTCGCCGCCTTCGGGGAGGGGCGGCTCGACGGCCGCGACCTGGTCGCCGTCGTCCGCTACCAGGGCCCGGCCGCCAACGGCATGCCCGAGCTGCACAAGCTCACCCCCGCGCTGGGCGTGCTCCAGGACCGCGGTCAGCAGGTCGCGGTCGTGACCGACGGCCGGATGTCCGGCGCGTCGGGCAAGGTCCCCGCCGCCATCCACGTCACGCCGGAGGCCGCGCTGGGCGGACCGCTCAGCCGGGTGCGCGACGGGGACCTGGTGACGGTGGACGCCGAGCGCGGCCTGCTGTCCGTGCAGACCCACGACGGGGCCGACCTGGCCTCCCGCGAGCCGACCGGTCGCGCGCCCGAGGGCGAGGAGTGGGCCGGGACGGGCCGCGAGCTGTTCGCCGCCTTCCGCGCCACGGTCGGGCCGGCCGACGCCGGCGCGAGCGTCTTCCCCTCCTCCGGCACCCCCGCCCAGCCCGCTCCCCGAGAGGACTCCCTTGTCCAGCCCGTCTGAGGTCACTGCCCCCGCCCCGGTCACCGGTTCCCTGCTCGACGCCCTGGCCGCCCGGACGCCGGTGGTGCCGGTCGTGGTCGTCGACGAGGTCGCCTGGGCCGTGCCCGTGGCCCGGGCCCTGGCCGCCGGCGGCGTGCCGGTCGTCGAGCTGACCCTGCGCACCCCGGTCGCCCTCGAGGCGATCCGCGCGATCGCGGCGGAGGTGCCCGAGGTGCTCGTCGGCGCCGGGACGATCGTGACGCCCGCCCAGGCCGAGGAGGCCCGGGCGGCGGGGGCGGAGTTCCTCGTCTCCCCGGGGGCCACCCCGGCCCTGCTGGCGGCGATGGCCGAGACCGGGCTGCCCTACCTGCCCGGCACCGCGACGGTCTCGGAGGTGCTCGCCGTCCTCGAGACCGGCCACCAGGA is a window encoding:
- the edd gene encoding phosphogluconate dehydratase; amino-acid sequence: MSRPTSPDPTSPGSPGRPAIHPTVAAVTARITERSAAGRAAYLRRVEQATDRAPARHRLACANLAHGFAASEPAGKAALRGRVKPNVAIVTSYNDMLSAHQPFGSYPPVLKRAVVRAGGVAQVAGGVPAMCDGITQGRDGMQLSLYSRDVIAMSTAIALSHDMFDSALMLGVCDKIVPGLLIGALSFGHLPTVFVPAGPMASGLPNGEKARIRQLYAEGKVGREELLEAEAASYHSAGTCTFYGTANSNQLLMEVLGLHLPGSSFVNPGTPLRAALTRAAAARAVQITRQGGEPTPIATIVDEKAIVNACVALLASGGSTNHTLHLVAIARAAGITLTWDDLADLSAVVPLLARVYPNGAADVNHFHAAGGIAFLVHTLLRAGLLHEDVWTVAGRGLRHYTTEPVLRGSAETGDLTWEEGPKSSLDRDVLRPVDDPFSATGGLEVLHGPLGTAVLKTSAVRPEHRVVTAPAMVFDDQADLLAAFGEGRLDGRDLVAVVRYQGPAANGMPELHKLTPALGVLQDRGQQVAVVTDGRMSGASGKVPAAIHVTPEAALGGPLSRVRDGDLVTVDAERGLLSVQTHDGADLASREPTGRAPEGEEWAGTGRELFAAFRATVGPADAGASVFPSSGTPAQPAPREDSLVQPV
- the eda gene encoding bifunctional 4-hydroxy-2-oxoglutarate aldolase/2-dehydro-3-deoxy-phosphogluconate aldolase; its protein translation is MSSPSEVTAPAPVTGSLLDALAARTPVVPVVVVDEVAWAVPVARALAAGGVPVVELTLRTPVALEAIRAIAAEVPEVLVGAGTIVTPAQAEEARAAGAEFLVSPGATPALLAAMAETGLPYLPGTATVSEVLAVLETGHQEMKLFPAEASGGAAFLASVASPVPAARFCPTGGIGPANAAAYLRLPNVACVGGSWLTPAGVLAAGDWSRVTDLARAVAELRP